Genomic window (Deinococcus detaillensis):
AAGCAGGACGCGTAAATCCTGGCCTGCCTGAGCGAGAGTGAGATCGTAATGCGTGGCCAGCAGTTCGGCGAGAGTGTCTTCGGTCTGAGGCAAGGCAGTCCAGATCAGTCGACTTGAGGCGTTCAGGCTAAACATTTCACCGCTGGTGGGATGCATGAGCAC
Coding sequences:
- a CDS encoding PqqD family protein is translated as MWKANTEVLVTPLEDELVLMHPTSGEMFSLNASSRLIWTALPQTEDTLAELLATHYDLTLAQAGQDLRVLLQALQSRQLVSLT